The Candidatus Methylomirabilota bacterium genome has a window encoding:
- the aroA gene encoding 3-phosphoshikimate 1-carboxyvinyltransferase, with amino-acid sequence MRLRVRPVRRLCGRVDVPGDKSISHRAVLLGALAEGVTDIRGFLEAEDCLRTLAAVEALGVEVTRKGPGEYRLAGGGRAGMTEPSDVVDCGNSGTTVRLLMGVLTGQPFWTVLSGDASLRRRPMGRVAEPLRQMGATVVGRAEGGRLPLAIRGTEQVRADRFTLPVASAQVKSAILLAGLFADSDVTVTEPAQSRDHSERMLRLFGARVETRGLTTTLSPGRLTGASVSVPGDISSAAFLLVAGLLVPDARVTVAAVGLNPTRIGLLETLSAMGAGLEIVADPHAAGEPSGTVTAVSSQLRGGTVAGALVPRLIDEVPALAVAAALARGRTEIRDAAELRVKESDRVAALARGLGAMGASITERSDGLVIEGGATLQGAAVASGGDHRIAMALAVAGLVAEGETVVDDTACVATSFPQFVDALNALAGGPAVTVET; translated from the coding sequence GTGAGACTGCGCGTTCGTCCCGTGCGCAGGCTCTGCGGTCGTGTCGACGTGCCGGGCGACAAGTCCATCTCACACCGCGCCGTCCTGCTCGGCGCGCTGGCCGAGGGCGTCACCGACATTCGCGGCTTCCTGGAGGCGGAGGACTGCCTGCGAACCCTGGCCGCGGTGGAGGCCCTGGGCGTCGAGGTGACGCGCAAGGGCCCGGGCGAGTACCGCCTCGCCGGGGGCGGGCGCGCGGGGATGACCGAGCCGAGCGACGTGGTCGACTGCGGTAACTCGGGCACGACGGTGCGCCTGCTCATGGGGGTGCTGACCGGGCAGCCCTTCTGGACTGTGCTCAGCGGGGATGCGTCGCTGCGGCGACGGCCGATGGGCCGGGTGGCCGAGCCCCTGCGGCAGATGGGGGCGACCGTCGTCGGTCGGGCCGAGGGTGGCCGACTGCCGCTGGCCATCCGGGGCACCGAGCAGGTGCGGGCCGACCGCTTTACCTTGCCGGTCGCCTCGGCCCAGGTGAAGTCGGCCATCCTGCTCGCGGGACTCTTCGCCGACAGCGACGTCACGGTCACGGAGCCGGCGCAGTCGCGCGACCACTCCGAGCGCATGCTGCGGCTGTTCGGCGCACGCGTGGAGACCCGAGGCCTGACCACGACCCTGAGCCCCGGACGGCTGACCGGCGCTTCGGTGAGCGTGCCCGGCGATATCTCGTCGGCCGCGTTTCTCCTGGTGGCCGGTCTCCTGGTGCCGGACGCGCGCGTCACGGTGGCCGCAGTGGGGCTCAACCCCACGCGCATCGGGTTGCTCGAGACGCTGTCGGCGATGGGAGCGGGCCTGGAGATCGTGGCCGACCCTCACGCCGCCGGTGAGCCGAGCGGCACCGTCACGGCGGTGAGCTCCCAGCTTCGCGGTGGCACCGTCGCCGGCGCCCTCGTGCCGCGCCTGATCGATGAGGTGCCCGCCCTGGCCGTCGCCGCCGCCCTGGCCCGCGGTCGCACGGAGATCCGAGACGCCGCCGAGCTCAGGGTGAAGGAATCGGACCGCGTTGCGGCGCTGGCCCGGGGGTTGGGCGCCATGGGCGCATCCATCACCGAGCGGTCCGACGGCCTCGTGATCGAGGGTGGGGCGACGCTCCAGGGAGCCGCAGTGGCCAGCGGCGGAGACCACCGGATCGCCATGGCGCTCGCCGTGGCGGGGCTGGTGGCGGAAGGGGAGACGGTGGTGGACGACACGGCGTGCGTCGCCACCTCGTTCCCCCAGTTCGTCGACGCTCTCAATGCCCTGGCCGGCGGGCCCGCCGTCACGGTCGAGACATGA
- the scpB gene encoding SMC-Scp complex subunit ScpB has product MPTPIDVVEALLFASDTPLEAERIREVLDLADAGEARALVEELRTRYAAADRALTIVEVGGGYRMVTRPEIAPWLVRLARSRTRARLSRPALETLAIVAYRQPVSRPEVDAIRGVNSDGVLDNLLERRLIRIGGRKEAPGRPFLYETTREFLVAFGLRDLGDLPKVEGELLVPELAGVAGDGQAQAEQDPGPGGAGVPTSS; this is encoded by the coding sequence TTGCCTACACCGATTGACGTCGTCGAGGCCCTGCTCTTCGCGTCGGACACGCCGCTGGAGGCCGAGCGGATCCGTGAGGTCCTCGATCTGGCCGACGCCGGCGAGGCCCGCGCCCTGGTCGAGGAGCTGCGCACGCGATATGCGGCGGCCGACCGGGCTCTCACGATCGTGGAGGTCGGCGGCGGGTACCGGATGGTGACGCGCCCGGAGATCGCGCCCTGGCTGGTGCGCCTGGCTCGCTCGCGCACGCGGGCGCGCCTCAGCCGTCCCGCGCTCGAGACCCTCGCCATCGTGGCCTATCGTCAGCCCGTGTCCCGACCTGAAGTCGACGCCATCCGCGGGGTGAACTCCGACGGCGTGCTCGACAACCTCCTCGAGCGCCGGCTCATCCGCATCGGCGGCCGCAAGGAAGCACCGGGCCGGCCCTTCCTCTACGAGACCACGCGGGAGTTCCTGGTGGCCTTCGGCCTCCGGGACCTCGGCGATCTGCCCAAGGTCGAGGGCGAGTTGCTGGTGCCCGAGTTGGCGGGAGTCGCCGGCGATGGCCAAGCTCAGGCTGAACAAGATCCTGGCCCAGGCGGGGCTGGCGTCCCGACGAGCAGCTGA
- a CDS encoding segregation/condensation protein A, protein MTEAAPATLTLRVGQFEGPLDLLLHLCRTNEIDLANLPVRTITDQYLAHLEAMEFQDLEAAGAFLVMAATLVYLKSKLLVPADETDEQLDDEALALRQELEARLREYSRIKALGAWLGEREAEQALIWGRPVSELPPADEVPLEDLSVHLIERAFKRLVEEQARRKPREVQAEPMSVLDRMGEILAVLRDTWSLLFSSLLGAQRPPTEVVVTLLAILELVRLGNIRVQQTELFGDIVIERRSADPLAPSAGLAGAIHTGEDPEDKLAYTD, encoded by the coding sequence ATGACCGAGGCGGCTCCCGCGACGCTCACGTTGCGGGTGGGACAGTTCGAAGGACCGCTCGATCTCCTGCTGCACCTGTGTCGCACCAACGAGATCGACCTGGCCAACCTGCCGGTGCGAACGATCACCGACCAGTATCTCGCCCACCTGGAAGCCATGGAGTTCCAGGACCTGGAAGCGGCCGGCGCCTTCCTGGTGATGGCGGCCACGCTCGTTTACTTGAAGTCGAAGCTGCTGGTGCCCGCGGACGAGACCGACGAGCAGCTCGACGACGAGGCCCTGGCCCTCCGCCAGGAGCTGGAAGCCCGGTTGCGCGAGTACTCCCGGATCAAGGCCCTGGGCGCCTGGCTGGGCGAGCGCGAGGCCGAGCAGGCGCTGATCTGGGGGCGTCCGGTGAGCGAGCTTCCCCCGGCCGACGAGGTGCCGCTGGAAGACCTCAGCGTCCACCTGATCGAACGCGCCTTCAAGCGGCTCGTCGAGGAGCAGGCGCGGCGCAAGCCGCGCGAGGTCCAGGCCGAGCCGATGTCGGTCCTGGACCGCATGGGCGAGATCCTGGCCGTGCTGCGGGACACCTGGTCGCTGCTGTTCTCTTCGCTGCTCGGCGCCCAGCGGCCGCCGACGGAAGTGGTGGTGACCCTGCTGGCCATCCTGGAGCTCGTGCGTCTCGGGAACATCCGCGTGCAACAGACCGAGCTGTTCGGCGACATCGTCATCGAACGACGGTCGGCCGATCCGCTGGCCCCGAGCGCCGGCTTGGCCGGCGCAATCCATACGGGGGAGGATCCGGAGGACAAGCTTGCCTACACCGATTGA
- a CDS encoding lysophospholipid acyltransferase family protein yields the protein MLYAILKPLVVAVMRLYWRLQGHGYQHVPRSGPVLLVANHSSVLDPPLVGGMAPRRVSFLAKAELFDIPLFGRLIRGLNAHPVRREGADPAALRTALRLLERGEILLVFPEGTRGEEGVLRAGKPGAGMLAVLSGAPVVPVYIRGSGQAWPRGRWIPRPTKITVAFGPSLRFEREDDARTKKESYEAASRAMMAAIARLKDAADRTEPCAASPREVAFGGVGAGGASTPSKSMHGRNGQHGEG from the coding sequence ATGCTGTACGCGATCCTGAAACCCCTCGTCGTGGCGGTGATGCGCCTGTACTGGCGCCTGCAGGGGCACGGCTACCAGCACGTGCCCCGCTCCGGGCCCGTGCTTCTGGTGGCCAACCATTCGAGCGTGCTGGACCCTCCGCTCGTCGGCGGCATGGCGCCCCGGCGGGTCTCGTTCCTGGCCAAGGCCGAGCTGTTCGACATTCCCCTGTTCGGCCGCTTGATCCGTGGCCTGAACGCCCATCCTGTGCGCCGGGAGGGCGCCGACCCCGCGGCGCTGCGCACGGCCCTGCGGCTGCTTGAACGCGGAGAGATACTGTTGGTGTTCCCCGAAGGGACCCGTGGCGAGGAAGGAGTCCTCCGAGCCGGTAAGCCAGGGGCGGGGATGCTGGCGGTCCTCAGCGGCGCACCCGTGGTACCCGTCTACATCCGGGGGTCGGGACAGGCCTGGCCGCGAGGGCGGTGGATCCCCCGGCCGACGAAGATCACGGTCGCGTTCGGTCCGTCCCTTCGCTTCGAGCGCGAGGACGATGCCCGAACGAAGAAAGAGTCATACGAGGCCGCCAGTCGAGCGATGATGGCGGCCATTGCGCGCCTCAAAGACGCCGCGGACCGGACCGAGCCGTGCGCAGCGTCACCGCGTGAAGTAGCATTCGGCGGGGTGGGTGCGGGAGGAGCCTCGACCCCGTCCAAATCTATGCATGGGAGGAACGGGCAGCATGGAGAAGGATGA
- the pheA gene encoding prephenate dehydratase: protein MNLDDWRSRINQLDDQILHLLNQRAEAVLRIGDLKRRQDGPSYVPEREAEILARLAAANSGPWPVAAVRAVWVEILSACRALEGPLTVGFLGPQATFTHQAALQHFGTAAAYVPLRTVADVFEDVEHGRLEYGLVPVENSTEGAVNITLDRLIESSALICGERYLPITQHLLSSAPGLEQVKTVVSHPQALAQCRGWLAAHLSDVPTQEVTSTATAAELAAGDVTVAAIASELAARLYNVPVLRARIEDNPYNSTRFLVIGRRPAGPSGRDKTSILFAMRNEPGALHRALEPFAERSVNLTKIESRPAKLRTWEYVMFVDFEGHRDTPVVAAALEEIRARTVFMKILGSYPTG, encoded by the coding sequence ATGAACCTGGACGATTGGCGTTCCAGGATCAACCAACTCGACGACCAAATCCTCCACCTCCTCAACCAGCGCGCCGAGGCCGTCCTCCGGATCGGAGACCTCAAACGTCGGCAGGATGGACCGTCTTACGTCCCCGAACGCGAGGCGGAGATTCTCGCGCGCCTCGCCGCCGCCAACTCCGGACCCTGGCCGGTCGCAGCGGTGCGGGCGGTGTGGGTCGAGATCCTCTCCGCGTGCCGGGCCCTGGAAGGACCGCTCACGGTGGGCTTCCTCGGCCCCCAGGCCACGTTCACGCACCAGGCCGCGCTCCAGCATTTCGGCACCGCGGCCGCCTACGTGCCCCTGCGCACGGTGGCCGACGTCTTCGAGGACGTCGAGCATGGACGCCTCGAGTACGGGCTGGTCCCCGTGGAGAACAGCACCGAGGGCGCGGTCAACATCACCCTCGATCGGCTCATCGAGTCCAGCGCCCTCATCTGCGGCGAGCGCTACCTGCCGATCACCCAACATTTGCTCTCGTCGGCGCCGGGCCTGGAGCAGGTCAAGACCGTCGTGTCCCATCCCCAGGCGCTCGCCCAGTGCCGGGGCTGGCTGGCCGCCCACCTGTCGGACGTGCCGACCCAGGAGGTCACCTCTACGGCAACGGCCGCCGAGCTGGCGGCCGGGGACGTCACCGTCGCGGCCATCGCCTCCGAGCTGGCGGCCCGGCTGTACAACGTCCCCGTGCTGCGCGCGCGGATCGAGGACAACCCCTACAACTCGACCCGCTTCCTGGTGATCGGCCGGCGCCCGGCGGGCCCCAGCGGACGGGACAAGACCTCCATCCTGTTCGCCATGCGCAATGAGCCTGGTGCGCTCCACCGGGCGCTGGAGCCGTTCGCCGAGCGGAGCGTCAACCTGACCAAGATCGAGTCACGTCCGGCGAAGCTGCGGACGTGGGAGTACGTCATGTTCGTGGATTTCGAAGGGCACCGCGACACTCCCGTGGTGGCTGCCGCGCTCGAGGAGATTCGGGCCCGCACGGTGTTCATGAAGATCCTGGGCTCGTACCCAACCGGATAA
- the trpS gene encoding tryptophan--tRNA ligase yields MKERVLSGMRPTGKLHLGNYLGALDNWVRLQEDHEGFFFVANWHALTTDAEDVRDIPANTVEMVADWLGAGLDPARCTMFVQSLVPEHAELHLLFSMITPLGWLERVPTYKEMVEQLGIESPSYGLLGYPLLQAADILMYKPRWVPVGIDQVPHVELTREVARRFNHTFGEVFPEPQAKLTEIPKVPGTDGRKMSKSYGNAIYLSDPAEVVRAKIRPMVTDPARKRRSDPGNPDVCPVFDLHRIFTPPTDREWAATGCRTAGIGCLDCKAKLLEHLEPALAPIRERRQAFAEKPGMIVDILRDGSARARRVAQATMEQVHQVVTITP; encoded by the coding sequence ATCAAGGAACGCGTGCTGTCGGGCATGCGTCCAACCGGCAAGCTCCACCTCGGCAATTATCTGGGGGCCCTCGACAACTGGGTCCGGCTTCAAGAGGATCACGAGGGCTTCTTCTTCGTGGCCAACTGGCACGCGCTGACGACCGACGCCGAGGACGTCCGCGACATTCCCGCCAACACCGTGGAGATGGTGGCCGACTGGCTGGGGGCGGGCCTGGATCCCGCGCGCTGCACGATGTTCGTGCAGTCGCTGGTTCCCGAGCACGCCGAGCTGCACCTGCTGTTCTCCATGATCACGCCACTGGGCTGGCTCGAGCGGGTGCCGACGTACAAGGAAATGGTGGAGCAGCTGGGGATCGAGTCCCCCTCCTACGGGTTGCTCGGCTATCCGCTGCTACAGGCCGCCGACATTCTCATGTACAAGCCGCGCTGGGTGCCGGTCGGGATCGACCAGGTGCCCCACGTCGAGCTCACCCGCGAGGTCGCCCGGCGGTTCAACCACACCTTCGGTGAAGTGTTCCCCGAGCCCCAGGCCAAGCTCACGGAGATTCCCAAGGTGCCCGGCACCGACGGGCGGAAGATGTCCAAGTCCTACGGCAACGCCATCTACCTGTCCGACCCCGCAGAGGTGGTCCGAGCCAAGATCCGGCCGATGGTGACGGACCCCGCCCGCAAGCGGCGCTCGGATCCCGGCAATCCCGACGTGTGCCCGGTCTTCGACCTGCACCGTATCTTCACGCCACCGACCGATCGCGAGTGGGCGGCCACCGGCTGCCGCACCGCCGGGATCGGCTGCCTGGACTGCAAGGCCAAGTTGCTCGAGCATCTGGAGCCGGCCCTGGCCCCCATCCGGGAGCGGCGACAGGCGTTCGCCGAGAAGCCCGGCATGATCGTGGACATCTTGCGCGACGGCTCGGCCCGGGCGCGTCGGGTGGCCCAGGCGACCATGGAGCAGGTGCACCAGGTGGTGACCATCACGCCATGA
- a CDS encoding pseudouridine synthase yields the protein MAKLRLNKILAQAGLASRRAADRLIAEGRVAVNGVAAREVGALADPEVDAITVDGRPVPRAEAKRYLLLNKPRGYVTSRADPQGRPVVTDLVPGSARLYPVGRLDVDVEGALLLTNDGALTHRLLHPRYGVPRVYEADVAGAVARAELDRWRRGVPLEDGPAVPATVVLLRGGPAGSRLRLTFTEGRKHEVKRYCQALGHPVGRLRRIAFGPVALGNLGVGHWRPLTPRELTALRRAVADAR from the coding sequence ATGGCCAAGCTCAGGCTGAACAAGATCCTGGCCCAGGCGGGGCTGGCGTCCCGACGAGCAGCTGATCGCCTGATCGCCGAGGGGCGCGTCGCCGTCAACGGCGTCGCCGCCCGCGAGGTCGGCGCACTGGCCGACCCCGAGGTCGACGCGATCACCGTCGATGGCCGCCCCGTCCCCAGGGCGGAGGCCAAGCGCTACCTCCTGCTGAACAAGCCGCGGGGCTACGTGACGTCGCGGGCGGATCCGCAGGGACGTCCCGTCGTCACCGATCTCGTCCCGGGCTCCGCTCGCCTGTACCCGGTCGGCCGTCTCGACGTCGACGTCGAAGGCGCCTTGCTCTTGACCAACGATGGCGCGCTGACGCATCGCCTGTTACATCCCCGCTACGGCGTCCCCCGCGTCTACGAGGCCGACGTCGCCGGCGCGGTTGCCCGGGCCGAGCTCGATCGGTGGCGACGGGGCGTCCCGCTAGAGGATGGACCGGCCGTGCCTGCCACGGTGGTCTTGCTCCGGGGCGGGCCGGCCGGCAGCCGGCTGCGCCTGACCTTCACCGAGGGGCGGAAGCACGAGGTGAAACGCTATTGCCAGGCGCTCGGGCACCCGGTAGGGCGTCTGCGCCGCATCGCGTTCGGGCCGGTCGCGCTCGGTAACCTGGGCGTCGGTCACTGGCGTCCCCTCACACCGCGCGAGCTGACCGCCCTTCGCCGGGCGGTGGCCGACGCGCGGTGA
- a CDS encoding 30S ribosomal protein S1 codes for MEKDEPRRNLGGQRKEEKSSAPEEHMEDWYRTTAITEFEEGEVVRGRVVHVGPSEVLVDVGYKSEGAIPIEEFHRAGKLPEVGEELDVYLEAKEDAEGLIVLSKDKADKIKVWDVITQAFDKGSPVEGKVVEVVKGGLAVDVGVKAFLPGSQVDLRPVKNLNALLGHTIRAKVIKLNRRRGNVVLSRRAVLEEEREEKKKHTLEVLHEGMVLTGTVKNITDYGAFIDLGGIDGLLHVTDMSWGRVGHPSEIFQVGDQVEVVVLHFDRETGRVSLGYKQKSVDPWEQVEQKYAAGTKASGKVVSLTNYGAFVELEPGVEGLVHVSEMSWTRRVRHPSKIVNVGDEVEVAVLDVNRAAKRISLGMKQVEPDPWETIDERYQVGQRVTGRVRNLTDFGAFIELEPGVDGLLHISDMSWTRSVGHPSEVIKKGQDLETQILNIDSENKRISLGLKQVQPDPWATVAQRYPMGSRITGKVVRLTDFGAFVELEPGVDGLLHISQMANRPISRPDEIVNVGDELTLLVIRVDSNERRIGLSLKELAHAVDLGRETEDVRGQGRRGKRKQRDDYDDDTEE; via the coding sequence ATGGAGAAGGATGAACCGCGCCGAAACCTCGGCGGCCAGCGAAAGGAGGAGAAATCCAGCGCCCCCGAGGAGCACATGGAGGACTGGTACCGGACGACCGCCATCACCGAGTTCGAGGAAGGCGAGGTGGTTCGGGGCCGGGTCGTCCACGTCGGGCCCTCCGAGGTCCTGGTCGATGTCGGCTACAAGAGCGAGGGGGCCATCCCCATCGAGGAATTCCACCGGGCCGGGAAGCTGCCCGAGGTGGGAGAAGAGCTCGACGTCTACCTGGAGGCCAAGGAGGACGCCGAAGGGCTGATTGTCCTCTCCAAGGACAAAGCCGACAAAATCAAGGTCTGGGACGTCATCACCCAGGCGTTCGACAAGGGCAGTCCCGTCGAAGGGAAGGTCGTCGAGGTCGTCAAGGGCGGGCTGGCGGTGGACGTCGGCGTCAAGGCGTTCTTGCCCGGCTCCCAGGTGGACCTGCGGCCCGTCAAGAACCTGAACGCGCTGCTCGGCCACACGATCCGGGCCAAGGTCATCAAGCTCAACCGACGCCGCGGAAACGTGGTGCTCTCACGGCGGGCCGTGCTGGAAGAAGAGCGGGAGGAAAAGAAGAAGCACACCCTCGAAGTCCTCCACGAGGGCATGGTCCTCACCGGCACGGTGAAGAACATCACCGACTACGGCGCCTTCATCGACCTGGGGGGCATCGACGGCCTGCTGCACGTCACCGACATGAGCTGGGGGCGGGTCGGGCACCCGTCGGAGATCTTCCAGGTGGGCGATCAGGTCGAGGTAGTCGTGCTGCATTTCGACCGCGAGACCGGCCGGGTGTCCCTCGGCTACAAGCAGAAGTCCGTGGACCCCTGGGAGCAGGTGGAGCAGAAGTACGCGGCCGGCACGAAGGCCAGCGGCAAAGTGGTGAGCCTCACCAACTACGGCGCCTTCGTGGAGCTGGAGCCGGGGGTGGAAGGCCTGGTCCACGTGTCCGAGATGTCGTGGACCCGTCGCGTGCGCCACCCCTCGAAGATCGTCAACGTCGGCGACGAGGTCGAGGTGGCGGTGCTCGACGTCAATCGGGCGGCCAAGCGGATCTCCCTGGGCATGAAGCAGGTCGAGCCCGATCCCTGGGAGACCATCGACGAGCGCTACCAGGTGGGCCAGCGGGTCACCGGCCGCGTGCGCAACCTCACTGATTTCGGCGCCTTCATCGAGCTGGAGCCGGGCGTCGACGGCCTGCTCCACATCTCCGACATGTCGTGGACCCGCTCGGTGGGCCATCCCTCCGAAGTCATCAAGAAGGGCCAGGATCTGGAGACGCAGATCCTCAACATCGACAGCGAGAACAAGCGCATCTCGCTGGGACTCAAGCAGGTCCAGCCCGATCCCTGGGCCACCGTCGCCCAGCGCTATCCCATGGGCTCGCGGATCACGGGTAAGGTCGTCCGGCTCACCGATTTCGGCGCCTTCGTCGAGCTGGAGCCGGGCGTCGACGGCCTGCTGCACATCTCCCAGATGGCCAATCGTCCGATCAGTCGTCCCGACGAGATCGTCAACGTGGGCGACGAGCTCACCCTGCTCGTGATCCGAGTCGATTCGAACGAGCGGCGTATCGGGCTCAGCCTGAAGGAGCTGGCCCACGCGGTGGACCTCGGCCGCGAGACGGAGGACGTGCGGGGTCAGGGGCGACGCGGCAAGCGCAAGCAGCGCGACGACTACGACGACGACACCGAGGAGTAG
- the hisC gene encoding histidinol-phosphate transaminase encodes MTTQWESLANEHILGIAPYEPGKPIEELERELGISDAIKLASNENPLAPSPRVQKALVAALTTLNRYPDGSGFYLRTALAKKHGVTPEQIILGNGSNELIELLVRTFLKPGDEAIVPHPSFVVYPMIVQAAGGIRVMVMLKDYRLDLEAMARATTALTKLVFIANPNNPTATIVTADEVEHFMGRISERTIVVFDEAYIEFALGPDFPDTLNYIRQGRRVIVLRTFSKANSLAGLRVGYGIADADATALMNRIRQPFNVNSLAQAAALAALDDDAHVQECVRMIEAGRRELGAEFTALGLKYVPSRANFILVDVGRSAAEIYQKLLHQGVIVRPLTSFGMESTLRITVGTPEENRRLVKALRAVLRKTPA; translated from the coding sequence TTGACCACGCAGTGGGAGTCGCTGGCCAACGAGCACATCCTGGGGATCGCCCCCTACGAGCCCGGCAAGCCGATCGAGGAGCTGGAACGAGAGCTGGGGATCTCGGACGCCATCAAGCTGGCCTCCAACGAGAACCCCCTGGCCCCCTCTCCCCGAGTCCAGAAGGCGCTCGTCGCCGCGCTCACCACGCTGAACCGCTACCCGGACGGCAGCGGGTTCTATCTGCGGACGGCCCTGGCCAAGAAGCACGGCGTCACACCGGAGCAGATCATCCTGGGGAACGGCTCCAACGAGCTCATCGAGCTGCTCGTCCGGACGTTCCTCAAACCGGGGGACGAGGCCATCGTCCCCCATCCTTCCTTTGTCGTCTATCCGATGATCGTGCAGGCCGCGGGCGGGATCCGCGTGATGGTCATGCTCAAGGACTATCGCCTCGACCTGGAGGCCATGGCCCGGGCCACCACCGCCCTCACCAAGCTCGTGTTCATCGCCAACCCCAACAACCCCACGGCGACGATCGTCACCGCCGACGAGGTCGAGCACTTCATGGGCCGGATCTCGGAACGGACGATCGTGGTCTTCGACGAGGCCTACATCGAGTTCGCGCTCGGCCCCGATTTCCCGGACACCCTCAACTACATCCGGCAGGGGCGGAGAGTCATCGTCCTGCGAACGTTCTCCAAGGCCAACAGCCTGGCCGGCCTCCGGGTGGGCTACGGCATCGCCGATGCCGACGCCACGGCGCTGATGAACCGCATCCGCCAGCCGTTCAACGTGAACTCGCTGGCCCAGGCGGCCGCGCTGGCGGCCCTGGACGACGACGCGCACGTGCAGGAATGCGTGCGCATGATCGAGGCGGGCCGGCGCGAGCTGGGCGCGGAGTTCACGGCCCTCGGGCTCAAGTACGTGCCCTCGCGGGCGAACTTCATTCTCGTCGACGTCGGGCGGAGCGCCGCCGAGATCTATCAAAAGCTGCTGCACCAGGGCGTCATCGTCCGGCCGCTCACGTCCTTCGGCATGGAGAGCACCCTGCGCATCACGGTCGGCACACCCGAAGAGAACCGCCGCCTCGTCAAGGCGCTCCGCGCGGTGCTCCGGAAGACTCCCGCGTGA
- the cmk gene encoding (d)CMP kinase has product MRSGDREPVITIDGPAGAGKTTVARALARRLGYRLIDTGAMYRALAWSVLDKGLEASDTPELRRHLEAVEVDLRGQRVFVDGRDVTDEIRTPPIDALTSTLTVLEPVRARMTPVQRRLAASGRAILEGRDTGTVVWPEAEVKFYLDASLEERARRRQAEFQARGIDSDFVTVYGELGARDTQDKSRSLAPLRPAADAITIDTTNRSVDEVVDTMIRYIEQRCCTRS; this is encoded by the coding sequence ATGAGGTCCGGCGACCGCGAGCCCGTGATCACAATCGATGGCCCGGCGGGGGCGGGCAAGACGACCGTGGCCCGGGCGCTGGCCCGTCGGCTCGGCTACCGGCTCATCGACACCGGCGCGATGTACCGGGCGCTGGCGTGGAGCGTACTCGACAAGGGGCTCGAGGCCAGCGATACTCCCGAACTGCGACGGCACCTCGAGGCGGTGGAGGTCGACCTGCGTGGTCAGCGTGTGTTCGTGGACGGGCGCGACGTGACCGACGAGATCCGGACCCCGCCGATCGACGCGCTGACGTCGACCCTCACCGTTCTGGAGCCGGTGCGAGCCAGGATGACGCCGGTGCAGCGACGCCTGGCGGCGTCCGGCCGGGCGATTCTGGAGGGGCGCGACACGGGCACCGTCGTGTGGCCGGAGGCCGAGGTCAAGTTCTACCTGGACGCCTCGCTCGAGGAGCGGGCCCGCCGGCGGCAAGCCGAGTTCCAGGCGCGCGGCATCGACAGCGACTTCGTGACCGTGTACGGCGAGCTGGGCGCCCGCGACACTCAGGACAAGAGTCGGTCCCTGGCGCCCTTGCGCCCCGCGGCCGACGCCATCACGATCGACACGACGAACCGGAGCGTCGACGAGGTCGTCGACACGATGATCCGGTACATCGAGCAGCGATGCTGTACGCGATCCTGA
- a CDS encoding prephenate dehydrogenase/arogenate dehydrogenase family protein, whose product MIQRLTVIGVGLLGGSIAKAARARGLAREIVGVGRHAGRLEPALRDGTLDRIATDPLDGVRGADFVVLAVPVQTIERLLESIWPALGADTLLTDVGSTKAAIARAAERLAARRPVAFVGSHPMAGSEKSGYGVARADLLGGATVIVTPTETSAPAAVKAVSGFWESLGAGRILLMDPAAHDRAVAAVSHLPHLVACALVDAVERLDPGAFDVAARGFRDTTRIAAADPEVWEAIFLANREATAASTREFLRSLADLSRLLDTGDGAGLRAALARIKARREALS is encoded by the coding sequence GTGATCCAGCGGCTGACGGTGATCGGGGTCGGCCTGCTCGGCGGCTCCATCGCCAAGGCGGCCCGCGCCCGCGGGCTCGCCCGGGAGATCGTCGGGGTCGGCCGCCACGCCGGGCGCCTGGAGCCCGCGCTGCGCGACGGCACGCTGGATCGCATCGCCACCGACCCGCTCGACGGTGTGCGAGGCGCGGATTTCGTGGTCCTGGCCGTCCCCGTGCAGACGATCGAGCGGCTCCTGGAGAGTATCTGGCCCGCTCTCGGGGCCGACACGCTGCTGACCGACGTGGGCTCCACCAAGGCGGCCATCGCGCGCGCGGCCGAGCGCCTGGCCGCCCGTCGGCCGGTGGCGTTCGTGGGCAGTCACCCCATGGCCGGCTCCGAGAAGAGCGGGTACGGCGTGGCCCGGGCCGATCTGCTGGGCGGCGCCACCGTCATCGTCACGCCGACCGAGACCAGCGCACCGGCCGCCGTGAAGGCGGTCTCCGGCTTCTGGGAATCCCTGGGCGCCGGCCGCATCCTCCTCATGGATCCGGCCGCCCACGACCGGGCCGTCGCGGCGGTCAGCCACTTGCCGCATCTCGTCGCGTGCGCCCTCGTGGATGCAGTCGAGCGCCTGGATCCCGGGGCGTTCGATGTGGCGGCCCGGGGCTTTCGGGACACGACCCGCATCGCCGCGGCCGATCCCGAGGTGTGGGAGGCGATTTTCCTGGCCAACCGCGAGGCCACGGCTGCGAGCACTCGCGAGTTCCTCCGATCCCTCGCCGACCTCAGCCGGCTGCTCGACACCGGCGACGGCGCCGGCTTGCGCGCCGCCCTGGCCCGCATCAAGGCCCGGCGCGAGGCCCTGTCGTGA